In the Kribbella sp. NBC_00482 genome, one interval contains:
- a CDS encoding ATP-binding cassette domain-containing protein: protein MTPPPTPLLELRDVCKSFGATDVLTDISLRVHPGEVLCLLGDNGAGKSTLIKILSGVHQPTSGTIEANGEPAAFRSPRDASARGVATVHQFGGTFPLMSIGRSFFVGAEPTKWRGPFRRFDHRFAGGIAVQEMQSLGITRVTDGDRLVGGLSGGERQALAIARAVYFGAKLLILDEPTAALGVKEAAHVLRIIMQARMKGIAVVLVTHHVTHAMTVGDHFAVLIRGALAADFRKGERSREEITDLMAGGEAMAELEAEIESYTTTAEVKEAQL from the coding sequence ATGACACCACCGCCCACCCCGCTGCTCGAACTGCGCGACGTGTGCAAGTCGTTCGGCGCGACCGACGTACTGACCGACATCTCGCTGCGCGTCCACCCGGGCGAGGTGCTCTGCCTGCTGGGCGACAACGGCGCAGGCAAGTCGACGCTGATCAAGATCCTCTCCGGAGTCCACCAGCCGACCTCCGGGACCATCGAGGCGAACGGTGAGCCGGCTGCCTTCCGCAGCCCGCGCGATGCGAGCGCGCGCGGCGTCGCCACCGTCCACCAGTTCGGCGGGACGTTCCCGCTGATGTCGATCGGGCGCTCGTTCTTCGTCGGCGCGGAACCGACCAAGTGGCGCGGCCCGTTCCGCCGGTTCGACCACAGGTTCGCCGGTGGGATCGCCGTACAGGAGATGCAGAGCCTCGGCATCACCCGGGTCACGGACGGGGACCGCCTGGTGGGTGGCCTGTCCGGTGGTGAGCGGCAAGCGCTGGCCATCGCCCGGGCGGTCTACTTCGGCGCGAAGCTGCTCATCCTCGACGAGCCGACCGCCGCCCTCGGGGTGAAGGAGGCGGCGCATGTGCTCCGCATCATCATGCAGGCACGGATGAAGGGCATCGCGGTGGTCCTGGTCACCCACCACGTCACCCATGCGATGACGGTCGGCGATCACTTCGCGGTCCTGATCCGCGGTGCGCTCGCGGCCGACTTCCGTAAGGGCGAGCGGTCGCGCGAGGAGATCACCGACCTGATGGCCGGTGGCGAGGCGATGGCCGAACTCGAGGCCGAGATCGAGTCCTACACGACCACCGCAGAAGTGAAGGAAGCACAGCTGTGA
- a CDS encoding LacI family DNA-binding transcriptional regulator: MSRRAGHDGEAVGDVVDEQAWPRRRVTLADVAERAGVSPALVSIVMREAPGASPSSRERILAVAKQLGYRPDVRARSLASLKAHVIGILFGQAGRFHLELIDGLYAAAEERGWDLVLSALTASRDEQRALASLNDFRFDALIMLGPPVAEPLLAGRVPLVVMGWHVDHPDVDVVRTSDEHGLASAVDHLVGLGHRRIAHLQGGTGLVAISRRDAYLKAMRSHGLDDEVRVVVCDGEDQLDGQLAARRLLDENADLPTGIVAFNDDIAAAAMSVLAQQGIDVPGDVSVIGFDDSVIARSPGIDLTTVQQIPQEMAHLAVDRIIARTSGAEVPDRELVLEPDLRIRSTTGPVAGRRRSRD, from the coding sequence GTGTCCCGGCGAGCGGGACACGACGGAGAGGCGGTCGGGGACGTGGTGGACGAGCAGGCGTGGCCGCGGCGGCGGGTGACTCTCGCGGATGTCGCCGAGCGCGCGGGTGTCTCTCCCGCCCTGGTCTCGATCGTGATGCGCGAGGCGCCGGGTGCCAGCCCGAGCAGCCGGGAGCGGATCCTGGCCGTTGCCAAGCAACTCGGCTATCGCCCGGACGTCAGGGCCCGGTCCCTGGCGAGCCTCAAGGCCCACGTCATCGGCATCCTCTTCGGGCAGGCCGGCCGGTTCCATCTCGAGCTGATCGACGGCCTGTACGCGGCCGCTGAGGAGCGAGGCTGGGATCTGGTCCTCAGCGCCCTCACCGCCAGCCGCGACGAGCAGCGGGCGCTGGCATCGTTGAACGACTTCCGCTTCGACGCCCTGATCATGCTCGGCCCGCCCGTCGCGGAGCCGCTCCTCGCGGGCAGAGTTCCGTTGGTGGTCATGGGATGGCACGTCGACCATCCGGACGTCGACGTCGTACGTACCTCGGACGAGCACGGCCTCGCCTCGGCCGTGGACCATCTCGTCGGGCTGGGCCATCGCAGGATCGCGCATCTCCAGGGTGGGACCGGGTTGGTGGCGATCTCGCGCCGCGACGCCTACCTGAAGGCGATGCGGTCGCACGGTCTGGACGACGAGGTTCGGGTCGTGGTGTGTGACGGTGAGGATCAGCTCGACGGCCAGCTCGCCGCGCGGAGGCTGCTCGACGAGAACGCCGACCTTCCGACAGGCATCGTCGCCTTCAATGACGACATCGCCGCGGCGGCCATGAGCGTGCTGGCGCAGCAGGGAATCGACGTACCGGGCGACGTTTCGGTCATCGGCTTCGACGACAGCGTGATCGCCCGGAGCCCGGGGATCGACCTGACCACCGTGCAGCAGATCCCCCAGGAGATGGCCCACCTCGCGGTCGACCGCATCATCGCCCGCACGTCCGGCGCCGAGGTTCCCGATCGAGAGCTCGTCCTCGAGCCCGACCTGCGGATCCGATCGACAACAGGTCCGGTCGCCGGCCGGCGCCGGTCCCGCGACTGA
- a CDS encoding ABC transporter permease, which yields MPRTGRRRLRRDWLLVACALPGLGALLVFHYIPLLGHVIAFKDYQPYVGIADSPWVGLDNFQVIFTGDPAFLNALTNTLVISLLQLFFVFPLPIAVALMLNSLTSERFKRLVQSVLYLPHFMSWVIVVAIFQHMLGNAGLLNSFLQHHDLGSFNLIGNPAMFKELIVAQVIWKDTGWGTILFLAAISRIDLALYEAAAVDGASRLRQLWHVTLPGIRSVIILLAILRLGDVLNVGFEQIILQQQAVGPDASEVLDTYVFNNAVGAGVWGASAAAGLVKGIIGVVLVLAANKVAHLFGERGVYQK from the coding sequence ATGCCACGAACCGGGCGCCGACGGCTGCGGCGGGACTGGCTTCTGGTCGCCTGCGCGCTACCCGGTCTCGGCGCGCTGCTGGTGTTCCACTACATCCCGCTGCTGGGCCACGTCATCGCGTTCAAGGACTACCAGCCGTACGTCGGCATTGCGGACTCGCCATGGGTCGGGCTGGACAACTTCCAGGTCATCTTCACTGGCGATCCGGCGTTCCTCAACGCGTTGACCAACACCCTGGTCATCTCCCTGCTGCAGCTGTTCTTCGTCTTCCCGCTGCCGATCGCGGTGGCGTTGATGCTCAACTCGCTCACTTCGGAGCGCTTCAAGCGACTCGTGCAGTCGGTGCTGTACCTGCCGCACTTCATGTCCTGGGTGATCGTCGTGGCGATCTTCCAGCACATGCTGGGCAACGCCGGCCTCCTGAACAGCTTCCTGCAGCATCACGACCTCGGCAGCTTCAACCTCATCGGCAACCCCGCGATGTTCAAGGAGCTGATCGTCGCCCAGGTGATCTGGAAGGACACCGGCTGGGGCACGATCCTCTTCCTGGCCGCGATCTCCCGGATCGATCTGGCGCTGTACGAGGCGGCAGCGGTCGACGGTGCCTCCCGGCTGCGCCAGCTGTGGCATGTGACCCTGCCCGGCATCCGCTCCGTCATCATCCTGCTCGCGATTCTGCGGCTGGGCGACGTCCTCAACGTCGGCTTCGAGCAGATCATCCTGCAGCAGCAGGCGGTCGGCCCGGACGCCTCCGAAGTACTGGACACCTACGTGTTCAACAACGCGGTCGGCGCCGGCGTCTGGGGCGCTTCGGCCGCCGCGGGCCTGGTCAAGGGCATCATCGGCGTCGTGCTCGTGCTCGCCGCCAACAAGGTTGCGCATCTGTTCGGCGAGCGGGGGGTCTACCAGAAATGA
- a CDS encoding DUF4153 domain-containing protein: MSGPLMDQVTSVKVKLGLLVAISVTVASIVAAVGAVGDVPVWLSIPVTVALALGVTQLLAVGMTSPLREMTAAARQMARGDYSGRVTAASSDEVGELARAFNRMAEDLEAVDRQRRELVANVSHELRTPLAALCAVLENLVDGVAEPDPVALRTALDQAERLSALASDLLDLARVDAGAAALSSTQVAVAELLEQAVAEARVTGREVRYDVCVTPQDLSVPADPARLHQLIANLLDNASRHSPAGGLVRITAEATATGWRLEVADDGPGVPAVDRDRVFERFGTLTEAGGGGGTGLGLAIARWVTDLHGGTIHFVDPAPGSTGARVRVDLPHEPRQHIQVVKHEQVIKREPAMPKPVETPAPAAAPVRVSEPGMDTLFGRFWPETGLPGNIRAVLSCLAVGLLAGIVLPFRDLGVGTLVVLLAAGGVILGFSVNRRSRFTQACAALCVLLAVTAALRDAEWIVVLCLLAGGAVCMAGLVNGRSLPSFVLAGVAWPLAGLRGLPWLGRSAQAVRGLRTSAPALRTAVWSLLAVLVFGLLFASADAVFAEWAGVVVPDLNLDTFVLRAFITVAVGGVVLAATYLGLNPPSVEPSGDPVRPVARRYEWLVPVLLVDAVFLVFLAAQATANFGGHEYLERITGLTYAEYVHQGFGQLTVATALTLLVVWAAARKAPRATPADVAWLRGSLGLLCLLTLVVVASALYRMHVYQEAYGFTELRLLVDVFEGWLGLLVIGVMVAGVTMKAAWLPRAALLSGASLLLGIAAINPDAWIAQHNVDRYAATGKVDWYYLQGLSDDAVPVLTTLPDDVVYCALTAREPSKNDWLEWNLGRHRANPLIRAHANATPVTCRSEPAG; this comes from the coding sequence GTGAGCGGCCCGCTGATGGATCAGGTGACGTCGGTCAAGGTCAAGCTCGGTCTGCTCGTAGCGATCAGTGTGACGGTGGCTTCGATCGTCGCCGCGGTGGGGGCCGTCGGCGACGTACCTGTCTGGCTCAGCATCCCGGTCACGGTGGCCCTGGCCCTCGGCGTGACCCAACTGCTGGCAGTCGGCATGACATCGCCCCTCCGCGAGATGACCGCTGCAGCCCGGCAGATGGCGCGCGGCGACTACTCCGGCCGAGTCACCGCGGCCTCGAGCGACGAGGTGGGAGAGCTGGCGCGGGCCTTCAACCGGATGGCGGAGGACTTGGAGGCCGTCGACCGCCAACGCCGCGAACTGGTGGCCAACGTGAGCCATGAGTTGCGTACGCCGCTCGCCGCGCTGTGTGCCGTACTAGAGAACTTGGTCGACGGGGTCGCCGAGCCGGACCCAGTCGCATTGCGGACAGCGCTCGACCAGGCAGAGCGGCTCTCGGCACTCGCCTCGGATCTCTTGGATCTGGCCCGCGTCGATGCCGGTGCGGCTGCACTGTCCAGCACACAGGTCGCGGTCGCGGAGTTGCTGGAGCAGGCTGTCGCCGAGGCTCGAGTGACTGGTCGTGAGGTGCGGTACGACGTATGCGTCACGCCGCAGGACCTCAGTGTCCCGGCGGACCCAGCGCGGCTGCACCAGCTGATTGCCAACCTGCTCGACAACGCGTCCAGGCACAGTCCTGCCGGCGGACTCGTCCGGATCACCGCCGAGGCCACGGCCACCGGGTGGCGCTTGGAGGTCGCGGATGACGGGCCAGGAGTCCCTGCCGTCGACCGGGACCGAGTCTTCGAGCGGTTCGGGACGCTGACGGAGGCAGGCGGTGGCGGTGGCACAGGTCTGGGTCTCGCGATCGCCCGCTGGGTGACCGATCTCCACGGCGGCACTATCCACTTCGTCGACCCCGCGCCGGGCAGCACGGGTGCCCGCGTCCGCGTCGACCTCCCGCACGAGCCACGTCAACACATCCAGGTCGTCAAGCACGAGCAGGTCATCAAGAGGGAGCCCGCCATGCCCAAGCCGGTCGAGACGCCCGCACCCGCTGCAGCGCCAGTGAGAGTGTCGGAGCCAGGGATGGACACGCTGTTCGGCAGGTTCTGGCCGGAGACCGGCCTGCCCGGCAACATCCGTGCGGTCCTGTCCTGCTTGGCAGTCGGCCTACTGGCCGGCATCGTCCTGCCGTTCCGCGACCTCGGCGTCGGCACGCTCGTCGTACTGCTGGCAGCCGGGGGAGTGATCCTCGGCTTCAGCGTCAACCGCCGGTCCCGCTTCACGCAAGCCTGTGCTGCTCTCTGCGTGCTCTTGGCAGTGACAGCCGCACTGCGGGACGCGGAGTGGATCGTGGTCCTGTGTCTGCTGGCGGGCGGCGCGGTCTGCATGGCCGGACTGGTGAACGGCCGCTCTCTACCGAGCTTCGTGCTGGCCGGCGTGGCCTGGCCGCTCGCTGGGCTCCGGGGACTGCCGTGGCTGGGTCGCTCTGCACAGGCCGTGAGAGGTCTGCGAACGAGCGCTCCGGCGCTGCGGACCGCGGTGTGGTCGTTGCTGGCGGTCCTGGTCTTCGGACTGCTGTTCGCGTCGGCCGATGCCGTCTTCGCTGAGTGGGCGGGCGTCGTCGTACCTGATCTGAATCTCGACACGTTCGTACTGCGTGCGTTCATCACCGTGGCAGTAGGTGGCGTCGTACTGGCAGCGACGTACCTGGGGCTGAATCCGCCCAGCGTCGAGCCTTCGGGCGATCCGGTGCGGCCCGTTGCACGCCGGTACGAGTGGCTGGTGCCGGTGCTGCTTGTGGATGCGGTGTTCCTGGTCTTCCTGGCAGCGCAGGCGACTGCGAACTTCGGTGGGCACGAGTACCTTGAGCGCATCACTGGCCTGACCTACGCGGAGTACGTCCACCAGGGCTTCGGCCAGCTCACTGTGGCCACTGCGCTCACTCTGCTCGTGGTGTGGGCCGCCGCTCGCAAGGCACCGCGCGCCACGCCTGCCGACGTGGCCTGGCTGCGTGGGTCGCTCGGTCTGCTCTGCCTGCTGACCTTGGTCGTGGTCGCGTCCGCGCTCTACCGGATGCACGTCTATCAGGAGGCGTACGGCTTCACCGAGCTCCGGCTGCTCGTCGACGTCTTCGAGGGTTGGCTGGGTCTGCTCGTGATCGGTGTGATGGTGGCCGGCGTGACCATGAAGGCAGCCTGGCTCCCGCGGGCCGCGCTGCTCAGCGGTGCGAGCCTCCTCCTTGGGATCGCGGCCATCAACCCGGACGCGTGGATCGCCCAGCACAACGTCGACCGGTACGCCGCGACCGGCAAAGTCGATTGGTACTACCTGCAAGGACTCTCCGACGACGCCGTACCAGTACTCACCACCCTGCCGGACGACGTCGTCTACTGCGCACTGACCGCTCGTGAACCCAGCAAGAACGACTGGCTCGAGTGGAACCTGGGCCGCCACCGCGCCAACCCCCTCATCCGCGCCCACGCCAACGCCACCCCAGTCACCTGCAGAAGCGAGCCTGCGGGGTAA
- a CDS encoding response regulator transcription factor, with amino-acid sequence MVVDGVGRRILVVEDEPVINQAVTDRLRGSGYDVVQAWDGPGAVEQFAASAPDLVLLDVMLPGFDGHEVCRRIQAERPVPVLMLTARDDEADILVGLGLGADDYLTKPFRMRELVARVGALLRRVERAAELAARPAAEVGNLRIDSAARRVWAAGAEVHLTPTEFDLLLCLAAKPGDVVTRENLYAEVWGWPGASGTRTVDSHVKALRAKIGADRVRTVHGVGYALESGSTT; translated from the coding sequence GTGGTAGTTGACGGAGTGGGCCGCCGGATTCTGGTGGTCGAGGACGAGCCGGTGATCAACCAGGCGGTGACTGACCGGCTGCGTGGGTCCGGGTACGACGTTGTGCAGGCGTGGGACGGGCCCGGTGCGGTCGAGCAGTTCGCGGCGAGCGCGCCGGACCTGGTGCTGCTGGACGTGATGCTTCCTGGGTTCGACGGGCACGAGGTATGCCGGCGGATCCAGGCCGAGCGGCCGGTGCCGGTACTGATGCTGACCGCGCGCGACGACGAGGCGGACATCCTGGTCGGGCTCGGGCTGGGGGCGGACGACTACCTCACGAAGCCGTTCCGGATGCGGGAGTTGGTGGCTCGGGTGGGGGCACTGCTGCGGCGGGTCGAGCGGGCTGCCGAGTTGGCTGCCCGGCCGGCGGCCGAGGTGGGCAACCTGCGGATCGACTCGGCCGCGCGCCGGGTCTGGGCCGCCGGGGCCGAGGTCCATCTGACGCCGACCGAGTTCGATCTGCTGCTCTGTCTGGCGGCGAAGCCGGGTGACGTCGTGACCCGGGAGAACCTGTACGCCGAAGTCTGGGGCTGGCCGGGTGCGTCCGGGACGCGCACGGTCGACAGCCACGTGAAGGCGTTGCGAGCCAAGATCGGCGCCGACCGCGTGCGAACGGTCCACGGCGTCGGCTACGCCCTCGAGTCCGGGAGTACGACGTGA
- a CDS encoding sugar ABC transporter substrate-binding protein, with translation MASTGTSESPAAAGNAKPGGTAIFVIGGKSDDPFWSKVKRGVEAAAEVVEAQGGTVTFLGPQNYDNLGPDAAKLIDSAVSQGAAAIIGPDWVPEAEDAAFKRVVQKGIPLIIYNAGGIEAANSLGALNYVGSDEYTAGKTGGEFFGKQGAKNVLCVNTVPGAANTEARCRGIADGVKATGGTSKQLPMPSSNFGNPTAVAQGIKAALLKDDTIDGVVTISTQDADSAASGILQASLTDKVKLGTFDLDESQLNRIKDGKQLFAIDQQPYMQGFLSVSMAQGYLKYGLELPQKPLLTGPAVISKDNIDSAIAGAKAGVR, from the coding sequence GTGGCCAGCACGGGTACCAGCGAGTCACCGGCCGCGGCCGGCAATGCGAAGCCCGGCGGTACGGCGATCTTCGTGATCGGGGGCAAGTCCGACGATCCGTTCTGGTCGAAGGTGAAGCGCGGTGTCGAGGCCGCGGCCGAGGTCGTCGAGGCGCAGGGCGGGACGGTGACGTTCCTCGGCCCGCAGAACTACGACAACCTCGGCCCGGATGCCGCGAAGCTGATCGACTCCGCCGTCAGCCAGGGTGCGGCCGCGATCATCGGCCCCGACTGGGTTCCGGAGGCGGAGGACGCGGCCTTCAAACGCGTTGTCCAGAAGGGAATTCCGCTGATCATCTACAACGCCGGCGGGATCGAGGCCGCGAACAGCCTGGGTGCGCTCAACTACGTCGGCAGCGACGAGTACACGGCCGGCAAGACCGGCGGTGAGTTCTTCGGAAAGCAGGGCGCCAAGAACGTGCTGTGTGTCAACACCGTGCCGGGAGCCGCCAACACCGAGGCCCGGTGCCGCGGTATCGCTGACGGCGTGAAGGCCACCGGCGGTACGTCGAAGCAACTGCCGATGCCGTCGTCCAACTTCGGCAACCCCACGGCTGTCGCGCAGGGCATCAAGGCCGCGTTGCTCAAGGACGACACGATCGACGGTGTCGTGACCATCAGCACCCAGGACGCGGACAGCGCCGCCAGCGGCATCCTGCAGGCGAGTCTCACGGACAAGGTCAAGCTCGGCACGTTCGACCTCGACGAATCGCAGCTCAACCGGATCAAGGACGGCAAGCAGCTGTTCGCGATCGACCAGCAGCCCTACATGCAGGGCTTCCTGTCGGTGTCGATGGCGCAGGGCTACCTGAAGTACGGCCTCGAGCTGCCGCAGAAGCCGCTGCTCACGGGTCCGGCAGTCATCAGCAAGGACAACATCGATTCCGCGATCGCCGGTGCGAAGGCAGGTGTCCGATGA
- a CDS encoding carbohydrate ABC transporter permease: MSVSVTPAAVPVRAAKGLVLTIGCLLVILPFLAVVSTSLADQQQVTAAGGYVLWPDNPSLEAYRALFSGGVVTRAVFVSVAITLVGTTLSLACTTLLAYGLSRPGSYGSKPILLLVLFSLLFAPGIIPMYLTVKQLGLLNSYWSLILPMLINAFNVIVMRAFFLDLPQELLDSAKIDGAGEIAILTRIVLPLSKAIMAVIGLFYAVGYWNSFFSALLYITENEKYPLSLVLRTFVVNNATIGTGDSGTALPQQSLQMAMLVVSILPILFVYPFLQKHFAKGIMIGAVKG; encoded by the coding sequence ATGAGCGTCTCGGTCACGCCCGCCGCAGTTCCGGTGCGAGCGGCAAAGGGTCTCGTGCTGACGATCGGCTGCCTGCTGGTGATCTTGCCGTTCCTGGCGGTCGTCTCCACGAGCCTGGCGGACCAGCAGCAGGTGACCGCCGCCGGCGGCTACGTCCTGTGGCCCGACAATCCCAGTCTCGAGGCCTACCGGGCGTTGTTCTCCGGTGGCGTGGTCACCCGCGCGGTGTTCGTCTCCGTCGCGATCACCCTCGTCGGTACGACGCTGTCTCTGGCCTGTACGACGCTGCTTGCGTACGGGCTGAGCCGGCCCGGCAGTTACGGGAGCAAACCGATTCTGCTGCTGGTTCTGTTCAGTCTCTTGTTCGCACCAGGAATCATCCCGATGTACCTGACGGTCAAGCAGCTCGGCCTTCTCAACAGCTATTGGTCACTGATCTTGCCGATGCTCATCAACGCATTCAACGTGATCGTCATGCGGGCGTTCTTCCTCGACCTGCCGCAGGAACTGCTGGACTCGGCCAAGATCGACGGTGCCGGCGAGATCGCCATCCTGACCCGGATCGTGCTGCCGCTGTCCAAGGCGATCATGGCCGTGATCGGTCTGTTCTACGCGGTGGGCTACTGGAACAGCTTCTTCTCGGCCCTCCTCTACATCACCGAGAACGAGAAGTATCCGCTGTCGCTGGTGCTGCGCACCTTTGTCGTCAACAACGCCACGATCGGCACCGGCGACAGCGGTACGGCGCTGCCGCAGCAGTCGCTGCAGATGGCGATGCTCGTGGTCAGCATCCTGCCGATCCTGTTCGTCTACCCCTTCCTCCAGAAACACTTCGCCAAGGGCATCATGATCGGCGCCGTGAAGGGTTAG
- a CDS encoding FAD-dependent oxidoreductase, whose amino-acid sequence MRELHCDVLVVGGGLGGIAAALSAVRMGRQVVLTEETDWLGGQLTSQAVPPDEHPWIEQFGCTATYRKLRETIRDYYRRGYPLTEQALATENLNPGQGHVSRLCHEPRVAVAAIDELLAPYRANRQLQVLLRHRPIAAETNGDQVTAVRLLDTGTGHELTASASYILDATELGDLLELAGVEHVMGAESRAETGEPHAPEGPAQPLDQQSFTYCFALDHRPGEDHTIDRPQMYDFWREYHPDFWPAPLLSWMHVAPETLRPYKKNIFEPDRDFDLWRFRRILHNSHLTAGFAASDITLVNWQQVDYWLGPLTGVDDSERDRHLAAAKQLSLSFLYWMQTEAPTYDGGTGYPGLRLRHDVTDTADGLAKYPYIRESRRIRADFTVTEQHVGVAARGALEGAEEFRDSVGIGSYRIDLHPSSGGDGGPRQYIDVESWPFQIPLGALLPVRVENLLPANKNLGTTHITNGCYRLHPVEWNIGEAAGALAAYCLDTGSAPRKVHTDQAKLAEYQKLLVDLGVELSWPREVRTQKKYN is encoded by the coding sequence GTGCGTGAGCTACATTGCGATGTCCTGGTCGTCGGCGGCGGACTCGGCGGTATCGCCGCGGCGCTGTCCGCCGTCCGGATGGGCCGGCAGGTCGTCCTCACCGAGGAGACCGACTGGCTCGGCGGCCAGCTGACGTCGCAGGCGGTGCCGCCGGACGAGCACCCGTGGATCGAGCAGTTCGGCTGTACGGCGACGTACCGCAAGCTGCGGGAGACGATCCGCGATTACTACCGCCGCGGCTACCCGTTGACCGAACAGGCGCTCGCCACCGAGAACCTCAACCCGGGACAGGGCCACGTCAGCCGTCTGTGTCACGAGCCGCGGGTCGCGGTAGCGGCGATCGACGAGCTGCTGGCGCCGTACCGGGCGAACCGGCAGCTCCAGGTCCTGCTCCGGCACCGACCGATTGCGGCCGAGACCAACGGCGACCAGGTGACTGCGGTCCGGCTCCTCGACACTGGAACCGGTCACGAGCTGACTGCTTCGGCCTCCTACATCCTGGACGCGACGGAGCTCGGGGACCTGCTGGAGCTTGCCGGTGTCGAGCATGTGATGGGCGCGGAGAGTCGCGCTGAGACCGGCGAGCCGCATGCCCCCGAGGGACCCGCCCAGCCATTGGACCAGCAGTCGTTCACGTACTGCTTCGCGCTGGACCACCGGCCCGGCGAGGATCACACGATCGACCGGCCGCAGATGTACGACTTCTGGCGCGAGTACCACCCGGACTTCTGGCCGGCTCCGCTGCTCAGCTGGATGCACGTCGCGCCCGAGACGCTTCGCCCGTACAAGAAGAACATCTTCGAGCCGGACAGGGACTTCGACCTGTGGCGGTTCCGCCGCATCCTGCACAACTCGCATCTCACCGCGGGGTTCGCGGCCAGCGACATCACGTTGGTCAACTGGCAGCAGGTGGACTACTGGCTGGGCCCGCTGACCGGCGTCGACGACTCCGAACGGGACCGTCATCTCGCGGCAGCCAAGCAGCTCAGCCTCTCCTTCCTGTACTGGATGCAGACCGAGGCACCGACGTACGACGGTGGCACCGGGTATCCCGGTCTGCGGCTGCGTCACGATGTCACGGACACCGCCGACGGCCTCGCGAAGTATCCGTACATCCGTGAGTCGCGCCGCATCCGTGCCGACTTCACGGTCACCGAGCAGCACGTCGGGGTCGCCGCCCGAGGCGCACTGGAAGGCGCGGAGGAGTTCCGCGACTCCGTCGGCATCGGCAGCTACCGCATTGACCTACACCCCTCGAGTGGTGGTGACGGCGGACCGCGTCAGTACATCGACGTCGAGAGCTGGCCGTTCCAGATTCCACTCGGCGCGCTGCTGCCGGTCCGAGTGGAGAACCTGCTGCCCGCGAACAAGAATCTCGGCACCACCCACATCACCAACGGCTGCTACCGCCTGCACCCCGTCGAGTGGAACATCGGTGAGGCTGCCGGCGCCCTCGCCGCGTACTGCCTGGACACCGGGTCCGCGCCGCGCAAGGTGCACACGGATCAGGCGAAGCTCGCCGAGTACCAGAAGCTCCTCGTCGACCTCGGCGTCGAGCTCAGCTGGCCGCGCGAGGTCCGCACCCAGAAGAAGTACAACTGA
- a CDS encoding ABC transporter permease — protein sequence MTTTQLAAQTKPRPVPPSGVSVAGLARRPETGALIGTIAVFVFFAIFGGGQFLSAGGAASWLNVAAELGIIAIPVGLLMIAGELDLSVGSVLASSSMTVAIVSGYWGAPMIVGILAALLLGLVIGFLNGLLVTRTNVPSFIVTLATLFGLSGLTLGLSRVITGTTSVALNPGPQAKQLLGTLVAGKFEVAIFWWIAAIVVVGWLLHASPWGNWVFAVGGDKESARTTGIPVEGVKIALFTASGFGAAVVGVIQSILYNSAQVANGQSFVFNSIIAVVIGGVLLTGGYGSVVGVVLGTLTFSIVSQGIYYTGWNSDWAALILGVLILAAVLMNNTFRRMALSYTPRTKRKA from the coding sequence ATGACGACCACACAGCTCGCCGCGCAGACCAAACCCCGGCCTGTCCCGCCGTCCGGTGTCTCGGTCGCCGGCCTCGCCCGCCGCCCCGAAACCGGGGCGCTCATCGGTACGATCGCCGTCTTCGTCTTCTTCGCGATCTTCGGCGGCGGACAGTTCCTGTCCGCCGGCGGCGCGGCCAGCTGGCTGAACGTCGCGGCCGAGCTCGGCATCATCGCCATCCCGGTCGGCCTGCTGATGATCGCGGGCGAACTGGATCTGTCGGTCGGCTCGGTCCTGGCGTCGAGTTCGATGACTGTGGCGATCGTCTCCGGCTACTGGGGAGCACCGATGATCGTCGGCATCCTCGCCGCTCTCCTACTGGGTCTTGTCATCGGCTTCCTCAACGGTCTGCTGGTGACCCGCACCAACGTCCCGTCGTTCATCGTCACCCTCGCAACCCTGTTCGGCTTGTCCGGCCTGACCCTCGGCCTCTCGCGGGTCATCACCGGTACGACGAGCGTGGCCCTGAACCCCGGCCCGCAGGCCAAGCAGCTACTGGGCACTCTCGTCGCCGGCAAGTTCGAGGTGGCGATCTTCTGGTGGATCGCCGCGATCGTCGTGGTCGGATGGCTTCTGCACGCCAGCCCGTGGGGCAACTGGGTCTTCGCAGTCGGCGGCGACAAGGAGAGCGCCCGGACCACCGGAATCCCTGTCGAGGGCGTGAAGATCGCCCTGTTCACCGCATCCGGGTTCGGCGCCGCGGTGGTGGGAGTCATTCAGAGCATCCTCTACAACAGTGCCCAGGTCGCGAACGGGCAGTCGTTCGTCTTCAACTCGATCATCGCCGTCGTGATCGGCGGCGTACTGCTCACCGGCGGGTACGGCTCGGTGGTCGGCGTCGTGCTCGGCACACTGACGTTCTCGATCGTCAGCCAGGGCATCTACTACACCGGCTGGAACTCCGACTGGGCCGCTCTCATCCTCGGCGTCCTCATCCTGGCCGCCGTACTGATGAACAACACGTTCCGCCGGATGGCGTTGTCCTACACGCCCCGCACGAAGAGGAAGGCCTGA